One genomic window of Amphiura filiformis chromosome 3, Afil_fr2py, whole genome shotgun sequence includes the following:
- the LOC140148074 gene encoding LOW QUALITY PROTEIN: DNA-directed RNA polymerase II subunit RPB11-a-like (The sequence of the model RefSeq protein was modified relative to this genomic sequence to represent the inferred CDS: deleted 1 base in 1 codon), translating to MNAPPTFESFILFDGEKKITIEKDTKVPNAAIFTVNKEDHTLGNMLRQQLLKDPQVLFAGYKVPHPLEHKFVLRLQTTADYSPQEAFTNAITDLISEISLLEERFKVAVREKQEGLE from the exons ATGAATGCTCCACCGACGTTCGAGTCGTTCATTTTGTTCGACGGAGAGAAGAAAATCACCATTGAA AAAGACACTAAAGTTCCCAATGCTGCAATTTTCACAGTCAACAAAGAAGATCACACACTGGGAAACATGTTGAGACAACAACTTTTAAAAGACCCTCAAGTGTTATTTGCCGGCTACAAGGTTCCTCATCCTTTAGAACACAAATTTGTGCTGAGGTTACAGACTACTGCTGACTACAGTCCACAAGAAGCTTTCACAAATGCCATCACAGATCTTATAAGTGAAATTTCTTTACTGGAGGAAAGATTTAAG gtGGCTGTCCGAGAGAAGCAGGAGGGCCTGGAATAA
- the LOC140148072 gene encoding EEF1A lysine methyltransferase 2-like, producing the protein MWLFFAKPVGKYRPLKENGSAHGKRKHDENTEMESEKECVSRFGTKEHWDSAYEGELANFQDIGDVGEIWYGENSMQRILKWVCKNITDKNASIVDLGCGNGVVLVELAKNGYKCLTGVDYSEPAIRLAQTIAKADQLDICYKVADILNANDPILQTPKFNVCIDKGTYDAILLADDDRDKLRKLYREHVNQMLQSEGVLVIVSGNYTQTELTNYFKPEFEVIESIPAPTFSFGGQKGSTVTTLILRTLNKSQSQNTNT; encoded by the exons ATGTGGTTATTTTTCGCAAAGCCCGTCGGCAAATACCGCCCTCTAAAAGAAAATGGCAGCGCCCATGGAAAAAGAAAACATGATGAAAACACAGAAATGGAAAGTGAAAAGGAATGTGTTTCTAGGTTTGGCACAAAAGAACA CTGGGATTCAGCATATGAAGGTGAACTTGCTAATTTTCAAGATATAGGAGATGTAGGAGAAATCTG gtATGGTGAAAATAGCATGCAGAGAATACTAAAATGGGTTTGCAAAAATATTACCGACAAAAATGCTTCTATAGTGGATTTAGGGTGTGGAAATGGAGTAGTACTGGTGGAACTG GCAAAGAATGGCTACAAGTGTCTTACAGGAGTTGACTACTCAGAACCTGCAATACGACTTGCTCAAACCATCGCCAAAGCAGATCAATTAGATATATGTTATAAG GTCGCTGACATCCTGAATGCCAATGATCCAATTTTGCAGACACCAAAGTTTAATGTGTGCATCGATAAGGGGACATACGATGCCATTTTATTAGCAGACGATGACCGTGATAAGTTAAGGAAACTCTACAGGGAACATGTCAACCAAATGCTGCAATCAGAAGGTGTGCTGGTAATCGTGTCTGGGAATTACACTCAAACAGAACTGACAAACTATTTTAAGCCAG aATTTGAAGTGATAGAGAGCATACCTGCACCTACTTTTTCGTTTGGAGGACAAAAGGGAAGCACTGTTACAACTCTGATTTTAAGAACTTTGAACAAAAGCCAAAGTCAAAATACTAATACATGA